The following nucleotide sequence is from Thermodesulfobacteriota bacterium.
GAAGACTCCCTGCTGCTATGCCCGGTAATCCGCGGTATCCAGCTTGATGCCGGGCCCCAGGGTCGTGGAGAGGGTCACTGCCTTGATGTAGGTGCCCTTGGCAGTGGAAGGCTTGGCCTTGATAAGGCTGTCGATGACCGCCTGCACGTTCTCCCGGAGCTGGTCCGGCGTAAAGGACTTGCGCCCCACGGGCACGTGGACGATCCCGGCCTTCTCGACCCGGTACTCGACCCGGCCCGCCTTGAGCTCCCGAACCGCGGTGCCCACGTCCAGCGTCACCGTGTTGGTCTTGGGATTGGGCATGAGGCCCCGGGGACCCAGCACCCGGCCCAGGCGCCCCACCAGGCCCATCAGGTCGGGGG
It contains:
- the rplA gene encoding 50S ribosomal protein L1 gives rise to the protein ALAKVDRLKKYTLEEAVALAPATAWGKFDESVDLAVNLGVNPAHADQMVRGTVVLPHGTGKGVRVLVFAKGEKEKEAREAGADFVGADDLVAKIQGGWLDFDKAVATPDLMGLVGRLGRVLGPRGLMPNPKTNTVTLDVGTAVRELKAGRVEYRVEKAGIVHVPVGRKSFTPDQLRENVQAVIDSLIKAKPSTAKGTYIKAVTLSTTLGPGIKLDTADYRA